The Lycium ferocissimum isolate CSIRO_LF1 chromosome 1, AGI_CSIRO_Lferr_CH_V1, whole genome shotgun sequence genome includes a region encoding these proteins:
- the LOC132050105 gene encoding transcription factor PIF1-like: MNHSVPDFDMDDDYSIPTSSGLTRPKKSAMAEEEIMELLWQNGQVVMQSQNQRSLKKSTHIGNRVGGGAGGDAVIPSDGREIRHVEETTTTPVQHLFMQEDEMASWLHYDDSSFERDLYADLLYSTPSSTVTAAAPPQQQIHPPPPPPPAAPIATAAPRPPIPPSRRFQNFGHFSRLPRTRLEPANSSKRDATVVDSNETPITVGQESRVSHIADNVVPAPAGNVTATTSTAISEPVPTCEVSVTSSPGGSGNSVSGSAEPPPPPAPPHKEADMAAAGDDRKRKGRETDDGEGGQNEDAEFESPDTKKQARGSTSTKRSRAAEVHNLSERRRRDRINEKMRALQELIPRCNKTDKASMLDEAIEYLKSLQLQVQMMSMGCGMVPMMYPGMQQYMPPMGMGMGMGMGMEMGMNRPMVPYSPLLPGAAMQNAAAAAQIGPRFAMPPFHLPPVPVPDPSRMQASSQPDPMLNPLVAHNPNQPRLPNFNDPYQQFFGLHQAQVALQQNQAVEQPSNNKSGSSKEVGNSGNHQSG, encoded by the exons ATGAATCACTCTGTTCCTGATTTTGATATGGATGATGACTACTCTATTCCTACTTCTTCTGGTCTTACCAGACCTAAGAAATCTGCAAT GGCGGAAGAGGAAATCATGGAACTACTATGGCAAAACGGTCAAGTAGTTATGCAGAGTCAAAATCAAAGATCTCTGAAGAAAAGTACTCACATAGGCAACCGTGTTGGAGGTGGTGCTGGTGGTGATGCGGTTATTCCTTCCGATGGAAGAGAGATCCGACATGTAGAGGAAACTACTACTACTCCAGTACAACATTTATTTATGCAGGAAGATGAGATGGCTTCATGGCTACACTATGATGATTCTTCCTTTGAACGTGATCTCTACGCTGATCTCCTTTATTCTACCCCGAGTTCCACTGTAACCGCTGCTGCACCGCCGCAGCAGCAGATCcatcctcctcctcctccaccGCCAGCAGCACCGATCGCAACGGCTGCTCCTCGGCCGCCTATACCTCCTTCTAGAAGGTTccagaactttggacacttctCGAGATTGCCTAGAACAAGGTTAGAACCTGCAAATTCTAGCAAAAGAGATGCAACGGTTGTGGATTCAAATGAAACTCCGATTACAGTAGGGCAGGAATCTAGAGTTTCACATATAGCCGATAATGTAGTACCAGCTCCCGCCGGAAATGTAACTGCGACTACATCAACTGCAATTAGCGAACCCGTGCCGACATGTGAGGTTTCGGTGACGTCATCACCAGGTGGCTCGGGAAATAGTGTAAGTGGAAGTGCTGAACCACCACCGCCACCAGCGCCGCCGCATAAGGAGGCAGATATGGCGGCGGCAGGGGATGATCGGAAACGTAAAGGAAGAGAAACGGATGACGGGGAAGGAGGTCAGAATGAG GATGCTGAATTTGAGTCTCCTGATACAAAAAAGCAAGCACGTGGTTCAACATCTACAAAGCGATCTCGTGCTGCAGAGGTCCATAATCTTTCAGAAAGG AGACGTAGAGACAGAATAAATGAGAAGATGAGGGCTCTGCAGGAACTCATACCACGCTGTAACAAG ACAGACAAAGCTTCAATGCTAGATGAGGCAATTGAGTATTTGAAATCCCTGCAATTGCAAGTACAG ATGATGTCCATGGGGTGCGGCATGGTCCCAATGATGTATCCTGGAATGCAGCAGTACATGCCGCCTATGGGAATGGGCATGGGTATGGGGATGGGTATGGAGATGGGCATGAACAGGCCAATGGTGCCATATTCACCTCTATTACCAGGTGCAGCGATGCAGAATGCAGCTGCAGCAGCACAAATAGGTCCTAGATTTGCTATGCCGCCATTTCATTTGCCACCAGTTCCAGTACCAGATCCATCAAGAATGCAAGCTTCAAGTCAGCCAGATCCAATGCTAAATCCACTTGTCGCACATAATCCGAACCAGCCTAGACTTCCGAATTTTAATGATCCATATCAGCAGTTTTTTGGTCTCCACCAGGCGCAAGTCGCATTACAGCAG AATCAGGCAGTAGAACAGCCCAGTAACAATAAATCTGGCAGCAGCAAAGAAGTTGGAAACTCAGGGAATCATCAATCTG GTTGA